In one Streptomyces sp. NBC_01241 genomic region, the following are encoded:
- a CDS encoding AAA family ATPase, with protein sequence MIADLDYGLLPDESEDHFLGLEQGQLVGTDTLLTTRDNIEAVIEAKAMMCVYGPAGSGKTMSVNSALRHLAPDITHRLELRAGPTPRDIRHGLFQALGLPGEPPARPIEFDTLLKEALAEEFRVLVCDEAQWMKKTGFEFWRHLWDDKRTNIAVIFAGGDGCYKVLRREPMLASRIFIWQEFTRMSKDEVRETIPAFHPVWANVDTVLIDAIDKQAAHGSFRNWANITTHILAGMKKLNLIEVDEDLVRWVYSKIGGM encoded by the coding sequence ATGATCGCTGATCTGGACTACGGGCTGCTGCCCGACGAGAGCGAAGACCACTTCCTGGGCCTGGAGCAGGGGCAGTTGGTCGGCACCGACACGCTGCTGACCACGCGGGACAACATCGAGGCCGTCATCGAGGCGAAAGCCATGATGTGCGTCTACGGGCCGGCCGGATCCGGCAAGACGATGTCGGTGAACTCAGCACTGCGGCATCTCGCCCCGGACATCACCCATCGCCTGGAGCTGCGGGCCGGACCGACTCCCCGGGACATCCGCCACGGTCTCTTCCAGGCGCTGGGGCTGCCGGGTGAGCCGCCGGCCCGCCCGATCGAGTTCGACACCCTCCTCAAGGAGGCGCTCGCCGAGGAGTTCCGGGTCCTGGTCTGTGACGAGGCGCAGTGGATGAAGAAGACCGGGTTCGAGTTCTGGCGCCATCTGTGGGACGACAAACGCACCAACATCGCGGTGATCTTCGCCGGGGGCGACGGCTGCTACAAGGTCCTGCGCCGTGAGCCGATGCTGGCCTCCCGGATCTTCATCTGGCAGGAGTTCACCCGGATGTCCAAGGACGAAGTGAGGGAGACGATCCCCGCCTTCCACCCCGTCTGGGCGAACGTGGACACCGTGTTGATCGACGCGATCGACAAGCAGGCCGCCCACGGCAGCTTCCGCAACTGGGCCAACATCACCACCCACATCCTCGCC
- a CDS encoding 2OG-Fe(II) oxygenase: MGHGARKQLAELLGDAQRRGDFSTRIEMSARALSIEVDGVGELPLPLRAPVTKKLIAQARQASFGRGEQTLSDTSVRDTWEITPDRITLGGTDWDRTLDGVLDGVRTALGLPPTVVLRAEPHALLVYGKGQFFLPHQDSEKDDSMVGTLVVSLPSHHTGGELVVSHAGRSVVHQASREKLTFAAFYADCLHEVKPVKSGYRVTLTMNLLAERIRPAGEDDGDSVADLAHCLTEHFTEPAEERYAYGRQKAAPPNRLVYLLDHEYTQRGLDWDRLKGADATRTALLRQAAAETDCEAVLALAEVKETWDAHAPYDRYDYYGEVEHYGDCEDEECEGECLLDPDGEPGAERSRSGDFSSYELNELIDDEITLSWWTRPDGTGGEQINLPVAYAEVCATTENKDLTPYQSEYEGYMGNYGNTLDRWYRRAAVVLWPRQRSFTARAEAGSEGALRELQGHLDAGDLDRARTLAQSLAPFWKHHGSGEAAAALFAAALPVAVGLREADTATMLLAPFGVEALG; this comes from the coding sequence ATGGGACACGGAGCGCGGAAGCAGCTGGCGGAGCTGCTCGGCGACGCACAGCGGCGCGGGGACTTCAGCACCCGTATCGAGATGTCGGCCCGCGCGCTGAGCATCGAGGTCGACGGGGTGGGGGAACTGCCGCTGCCGCTGCGTGCCCCGGTCACCAAGAAACTGATCGCGCAGGCCCGGCAGGCATCCTTCGGCCGCGGCGAGCAGACCCTGTCCGACACCAGCGTCCGCGACACCTGGGAGATCACCCCGGACCGCATCACGCTCGGCGGCACCGACTGGGACCGCACCCTGGACGGCGTCCTCGACGGTGTCCGCACCGCGCTCGGTCTGCCGCCCACCGTCGTCCTACGTGCCGAGCCGCACGCACTGCTCGTCTACGGCAAGGGCCAGTTCTTCCTGCCGCACCAGGACTCCGAGAAGGACGACTCCATGGTGGGCACCCTGGTCGTCTCGCTGCCCTCGCACCACACCGGCGGCGAACTCGTCGTCTCGCACGCCGGCCGCAGCGTCGTCCATCAGGCGTCCCGGGAGAAGCTGACCTTCGCCGCCTTCTACGCGGACTGCCTGCACGAGGTCAAGCCCGTCAAGTCCGGCTACCGCGTCACCCTCACCATGAACCTCCTCGCCGAACGCATCCGCCCGGCTGGCGAGGACGACGGGGACTCGGTCGCCGATCTGGCCCACTGCCTGACCGAACACTTCACCGAGCCGGCCGAAGAGCGCTACGCCTACGGCCGCCAGAAGGCCGCGCCCCCGAACCGCCTCGTGTACCTCCTCGACCATGAGTACACCCAGCGCGGCCTGGACTGGGACCGCCTCAAGGGAGCCGACGCCACCCGCACCGCCCTGCTCCGCCAGGCCGCCGCAGAGACGGACTGCGAAGCGGTCCTCGCGTTGGCCGAGGTGAAGGAGACCTGGGACGCGCATGCGCCGTACGACCGCTACGACTACTACGGCGAGGTCGAGCACTACGGCGACTGCGAGGACGAGGAGTGCGAGGGTGAATGTCTCCTGGACCCCGACGGGGAACCCGGTGCCGAGCGCAGCCGCAGCGGCGACTTCTCCAGCTACGAACTGAACGAGCTGATCGACGACGAGATCACGCTAAGCTGGTGGACCCGCCCGGACGGCACCGGCGGCGAGCAGATCAACCTGCCCGTCGCGTACGCCGAGGTGTGCGCCACCACCGAGAACAAGGACCTGACGCCCTACCAGTCCGAGTACGAGGGCTACATGGGCAACTACGGCAACACCCTCGACCGCTGGTACCGGCGGGCCGCCGTGGTCCTGTGGCCCCGGCAGCGCTCGTTCACGGCCCGCGCCGAGGCCGGCTCCGAGGGCGCACTGCGGGAACTTCAGGGCCACCTGGATGCCGGGGACCTCGACCGGGCGCGCACGCTCGCCCAGTCGCTCGCCCCGTTCTGGAAGCACCACGGTTCGGGCGAGGCGGCCGCGGCGCTCTTCGCCGCCGCCCTGCCCGTCGCGGTGGGACTGCGGGAAGCGGACACTGCCACGATGCTCCTCGCGCCTTTTGGAGTGGAGGCCTTGGGTTAG
- a CDS encoding helicase associated domain-containing protein, translated as MPRGHVERIVTGDGRENQEERDLKLGSWISNQRSRAATLPPERVQQLSEIEMRWP; from the coding sequence GTGCCCAGGGGACACGTCGAACGGATCGTCACCGGCGACGGCCGCGAGAACCAGGAGGAACGAGACCTCAAGCTGGGATCGTGGATCAGCAACCAGCGCAGCAGGGCCGCCACGCTGCCGCCGGAGCGGGTGCAGCAACTGTCCGAGATCGAAATGCGCTGGCCGTAA
- a CDS encoding IS3 family transposase: MPLSFVVLAGATVLKLIDEHQDRFGAEPVLRELHIPASTYYRWRRTGHEPCERHRRDAELTERIREIHTDSGGIYGSPRVHAVLKREGTATGRKRIERLMREAGLHGISPRPRGKGFTRRDPAATLAPDLVDRNFTAPAPNRLWVTDLTMITTDEGPLWLSAIRDAFSRRVVAWETSARADADLVLSSLEYALASREVEPGKLIHHADHGC, encoded by the coding sequence GTGCCCCTCTCGTTCGTAGTACTGGCGGGCGCGACGGTTCTGAAACTCATCGACGAGCACCAGGACCGCTTCGGGGCCGAGCCCGTACTCCGGGAACTGCACATCCCCGCCTCCACCTACTACCGGTGGCGCCGCACCGGGCACGAGCCGTGCGAACGGCACCGCCGGGACGCGGAACTCACCGAGCGGATCCGGGAGATCCACACCGACTCCGGGGGCATCTACGGCTCCCCGCGCGTGCACGCCGTACTCAAACGCGAGGGCACCGCGACCGGCCGCAAACGGATCGAGCGCCTGATGCGCGAGGCCGGCCTCCACGGAATCAGCCCCCGCCCACGCGGCAAAGGCTTCACCCGTCGCGACCCGGCCGCCACTCTCGCCCCCGACCTCGTGGACAGGAACTTCACCGCACCCGCACCGAACCGGCTGTGGGTCACCGACCTCACCATGATCACCACCGATGAGGGGCCCCTGTGGCTCTCCGCGATCCGGGACGCCTTCTCCCGCCGCGTGGTGGCCTGGGAGACCTCCGCCCGAGCGGACGCCGACCTGGTCCTCTCCTCGCTGGAGTACGCCCTCGCCAGCCGGGAAGTCGAGCCCGGCAAGCTCATTCATCACGCCGACCACGGCTGTTAA
- a CDS encoding IS3 family transposase — MEASMGSVGDSYDNDLAENLWMLIKTECVRGRVFETRAEANLALFEYIDGFYNSRRIQKRLGYLSPIEFEEKHYANQATTEQANVKPRQPALNS, encoded by the coding sequence ATCGAGGCATCAATGGGCTCGGTGGGCGACAGCTACGACAACGACCTCGCCGAGAATCTGTGGATGCTCATCAAGACCGAGTGCGTCCGCGGCCGCGTCTTCGAAACGAGGGCCGAGGCGAACCTCGCACTCTTCGAGTACATCGACGGCTTCTACAACAGCCGGCGCATCCAGAAACGCCTCGGCTACCTCAGCCCCATCGAGTTCGAAGAGAAGCATTACGCCAACCAGGCGACGACCGAACAAGCGAACGTCAAACCCCGCCAACCCGCCCTGAACAGCTAA
- a CDS encoding helicase associated domain-containing protein, translated as MNSRCLTVMPDLVQAVGRALRMQPGEGKMASLVVPVLLGPGETPDNMLTSRAFGGLAKLLEALRAHDARIVETLAEQQAPSRYKPVERDESGKSTGGIGEGSGGVSAPAKALLKFSTPRDPAALTAFINLRVLNPEHEHWRRGVEAAVIYAREHGDLRVPFTYRVSKGEEAEGVGWPASLANFPLGQWTADCRRFYARGDMDEDRIAQLEKLGMIWSHFDVAWEEGLSAARGWAAEHGHLLAPLDAAHQGYKVGIWLKNARAAARRAQDLEQRQAEGLPV; from the coding sequence ATGAACTCACGCTGCCTCACCGTCATGCCGGACCTCGTCCAGGCAGTGGGCCGGGCGCTGCGGATGCAGCCGGGCGAGGGCAAGATGGCCTCGCTCGTGGTTCCGGTGCTGCTCGGACCCGGCGAGACGCCGGACAACATGCTCACATCCCGCGCGTTCGGCGGGCTCGCCAAGCTCCTGGAGGCGCTGCGGGCACACGACGCGAGGATCGTGGAGACCCTCGCGGAGCAGCAGGCCCCGAGCCGCTACAAGCCCGTGGAAAGGGACGAGAGCGGAAAAAGCACGGGTGGGATCGGCGAGGGCTCCGGTGGCGTCAGTGCCCCCGCCAAGGCGCTGCTGAAGTTCTCCACGCCCCGCGACCCGGCCGCCCTCACGGCGTTCATCAACCTGCGGGTCCTCAACCCCGAACACGAGCACTGGCGACGCGGCGTGGAGGCCGCCGTCATCTACGCCCGCGAACACGGCGACCTGCGCGTCCCGTTCACCTACCGCGTATCGAAGGGCGAGGAAGCCGAGGGGGTCGGCTGGCCGGCCTCGCTCGCGAACTTCCCGCTGGGGCAGTGGACCGCCGACTGCCGGCGTTTCTACGCCCGCGGGGACATGGACGAGGACCGCATCGCGCAGCTGGAGAAGCTCGGCATGATCTGGTCCCACTTCGACGTCGCGTGGGAGGAGGGCCTGTCCGCCGCCCGTGGATGGGCGGCCGAACACGGCCACCTCCTGGCCCCGCTCGACGCCGCCCACCAGGGGTACAAAGTCGGCATCTGGCTGAAGAACGCCCGCGCCGCCGCCCGGCGCGCCCAGGACCTCGAACAGCGCCAGGCAGAAGGGCTCCCGGTCTGA
- a CDS encoding TetR/AcrR family transcriptional regulator has product MTRAEAKERNRRALLDAAFQVVSRDGYRAKLEEIAERADLTTGAIYSLFGSKNGLVVALVADYLRPYYEEIEQAVPAGLDLLEAVDAFARYYRRSCDAPDALSRLSLQITLLDMALHDPDLGSQLATSIRSQENHLIAQFTGRPHNGSTVTSQQAQRLTTALRALFVGLSQGVPLGLAPGADEQYFADTARALASEMSLIDHDADASGSVQRTVGLG; this is encoded by the coding sequence ATGACGAGAGCGGAGGCCAAGGAACGCAACCGCCGGGCCTTGCTGGACGCTGCGTTCCAGGTCGTTTCCCGGGACGGGTACCGGGCCAAGCTTGAGGAGATCGCCGAACGCGCCGACCTGACCACCGGCGCCATCTACTCACTGTTCGGGAGCAAGAACGGCCTGGTGGTCGCCCTGGTCGCCGACTACCTGCGGCCGTACTACGAAGAGATCGAGCAGGCCGTTCCCGCTGGACTTGATCTGCTGGAAGCGGTCGACGCCTTCGCCCGGTACTATCGGCGCAGTTGTGACGCTCCGGACGCGTTGTCTCGCCTGTCGCTCCAGATCACCTTGCTGGACATGGCCCTGCATGACCCAGACCTGGGGTCCCAGCTCGCCACGTCCATCCGGTCGCAGGAGAACCATCTGATTGCGCAGTTCACCGGAAGGCCGCACAACGGAAGCACCGTGACGTCGCAACAGGCACAACGCCTGACCACCGCGCTCAGGGCACTGTTCGTCGGCCTCAGCCAGGGCGTCCCCCTCGGTCTCGCCCCTGGTGCCGACGAGCAATACTTCGCCGACACTGCCCGCGCTCTGGCATCCGAGATGTCCCTCATCGATCACGACGCGGACGCTTCGGGGTCTGTACAGCGAACGGTGGGACTCGGTTGA
- a CDS encoding IS30 family transposase has protein sequence MPRGGANRMPSSARRRYFELRRKGLKGAAAARQVGVSVSCGSNWFIDAGSMIIPDPPISPRFLTQDDRIAIADGLRAGRSPVVIAAEIGKSVSTVYREIGRGRKENGEYEPWWAHNQALLRRQRPKEEKLRDHGPLRAAVREKLDEKWSPQQIARHLAREHPNNPRMRACPETIYRGLFAGLLGKREGRLRTGRTRRKRQRRGVVSPNKIKNMTLVHDRPATVNDRETPGDWEGDLIIGRAQRSAIGTLVDRTTRFVRLIHLPHGWKAQPMRDALVSQTADLPRALRRTLTWDQGRELVLHEEIEALSGFRIYFCDPHSPWQRGTNENINGLLRQYFPKGTDLTVHSLRNLTAVARQLNERPRMVLGDRTPSEVMQDWGIASQFP, from the coding sequence ATGCCTCGTGGAGGAGCCAATCGCATGCCGTCGTCGGCCAGACGGCGGTACTTCGAGCTGCGGCGCAAGGGCCTGAAGGGGGCAGCGGCCGCCCGCCAAGTGGGCGTATCGGTGAGCTGCGGGTCCAACTGGTTCATCGATGCTGGAAGCATGATCATTCCTGACCCTCCCATCTCGCCACGCTTCCTGACCCAGGACGACCGGATCGCCATCGCCGACGGTCTGCGCGCCGGGCGGAGCCCGGTCGTCATCGCCGCCGAGATCGGCAAGAGCGTTTCGACGGTCTACCGGGAGATTGGACGCGGCCGGAAGGAGAACGGGGAGTACGAACCCTGGTGGGCACACAACCAGGCGCTCCTGCGTCGCCAACGCCCCAAAGAAGAGAAACTCCGCGACCACGGACCCCTGCGCGCGGCAGTGCGCGAGAAGCTCGACGAGAAGTGGTCCCCGCAGCAGATTGCTCGACACCTCGCACGCGAGCACCCGAACAACCCTCGCATGCGGGCCTGTCCGGAGACGATCTACCGTGGCCTGTTCGCTGGCCTTCTGGGCAAGCGTGAGGGCCGACTGCGCACCGGACGCACCCGCCGCAAGCGGCAACGCCGTGGCGTCGTCTCACCCAACAAGATCAAGAACATGACGCTCGTCCATGACCGACCCGCCACGGTCAACGATCGTGAAACGCCCGGCGATTGGGAGGGAGACCTCATCATCGGACGCGCTCAGCGGTCCGCTATAGGCACCCTCGTCGACCGCACGACCCGCTTCGTTCGCCTGATCCACCTGCCGCACGGCTGGAAGGCCCAGCCGATGCGCGACGCCCTGGTCTCGCAGACCGCCGATCTGCCACGAGCGTTGCGGCGGACCCTGACCTGGGACCAGGGGCGCGAGCTCGTGCTCCATGAAGAGATAGAGGCCCTCTCCGGCTTCCGGATCTATTTCTGCGATCCTCATTCTCCCTGGCAGCGCGGCACCAACGAGAACATCAACGGGCTGCTGCGGCAGTACTTCCCCAAGGGCACCGACCTTACGGTCCACTCCCTGCGCAACCTGACGGCCGTGGCCCGTCAGCTCAACGAGCGCCCCCGAATGGTCCTGGGAGACCGTACTCCGTCCGAGGTCATGCAAGACTGGGGCATAGCATCACAGTTTCCGTGA
- a CDS encoding transposase, whose protein sequence is MTDVMSDIKAGEAAVGALDAVDDSLVAELVARAQAGGVKLTGEGGLLAELTRKVLESALEGELTDHLGHEPGERVEGGRENYRNGHRSKTVTTEVGPVEIAVPRDRAGTFEPQLVKKRQRRLGGVDEMVLSLSAKGLTHGEISAHLAEVYGTEVSKTTVSTITDSVMAGMAEWQNRPLDSGRFLAVIANHGNCDAMPQSCMTSDGVRSPRTIRGRSLS, encoded by the coding sequence ATGACTGACGTGATGAGTGACATCAAGGCCGGGGAGGCCGCCGTGGGTGCGCTGGATGCTGTGGATGACAGTCTGGTTGCCGAACTGGTGGCCCGGGCCCAGGCCGGCGGAGTGAAGCTGACCGGCGAGGGCGGCCTTCTGGCGGAGCTGACGCGCAAGGTGCTGGAGTCCGCGCTGGAGGGTGAGCTGACCGACCACCTCGGACACGAGCCCGGTGAACGGGTCGAGGGCGGCCGGGAGAATTACCGCAACGGCCACCGGTCCAAGACCGTGACCACCGAGGTCGGCCCGGTGGAGATCGCGGTGCCGCGGGACCGGGCGGGCACGTTCGAACCGCAGCTGGTCAAGAAGCGCCAGCGGCGCCTGGGCGGCGTGGACGAGATGGTCCTGTCCCTGTCCGCGAAGGGCCTTACCCACGGCGAGATCTCCGCCCACCTGGCCGAGGTCTACGGCACGGAGGTCTCCAAGACCACTGTCTCCACGATCACCGACAGCGTGATGGCCGGCATGGCCGAATGGCAGAACCGTCCCCTGGACAGCGGGCGGTTTCTAGCGGTGATTGCGAATCACGGAAACTGTGATGCTATGCCCCAGTCTTGCATGACCTCGGACGGAGTACGGTCTCCCAGGACCATTCGGGGGCGCTCGTTGAGCTGA